The Poecilia reticulata strain Guanapo linkage group LG1, Guppy_female_1.0+MT, whole genome shotgun sequence DNA window ACAATTAAAGCTGTGCTAATCAGTTGTCCATATATCAGATTCAGAAAGTTTTCCCAGCTCTGATCAGTCATCAGAAAGTGAAGATCTTAAAAAATAGGTATCAAGTCAAATGTGTTACATAATCTTAGCAAACAAAGATGGCACATTTATTTGTCCAGattctgttttgcatttatGGTCTTGCTTTGTTCTCTTAATGCAGTAAAAGCAAGATGTTTTCAATCTGGATGGGTAATCTTGCTAAATAATAAGAATGATGACTTCAAAATTGACCAAGATAtgtatggggttttttttctttctatctaTATTTATGTTGTCCTGACAGTAATAAAAACCTCTGCATTAGTTTTGAAATGAGGAGCACTCTGCTTCTTCCTgtgcatgaaaacatttctcttaatCATTTTGACAAAGCAGAGTCACCATCTTAAAGGAAGCAGTTCAGCTGTTTCATGatacaaatataaactttaaatctATAGAGAAgctttgattttagtttttaaagtggGCACAAAGGATTTAAACTCAGACGTTTGGTAAAGTCTGgaatttttgcataaaaaatgtgcagaaaaccagggaaaatatttatttattttaatagttctaacgctatccatccatccattttcttccgcttatccggggtcgggtcgcgggggcagcagcttcagaagggaggcccagacttccctctccccagccacttcttccagctcttcCGGttgaatcccaaggcgttcccaggccacccgagagacatagtccctccagcgtgtcctgggtcttccccggggcctcctcccggtgggacgtgcccggaacacctcaccagggaggcgtccaggaggcatcctgaccagatgcccgagcctcaactggctcctctcgtcgacgtggaggagcagcggctctactgagtccctcccggatgaccgagcttctctctctaagggagaaccCAGCctccctgcggaggaaacccatttcggccgcttgtatacgtgatctcgttctttcgttcatgacccaaagctcatgaccatagatgagggtgggaatgTAGATCGAccagtaaatcgagagctttgctttttgactcagctctctctttaccacaacggaccggtacagcgcccgcttcacggcagacgctgcaacaatccgcctgtcgatctcccgctcccttcttccctcattcgtgaacatgAGGAAACGTCTGGCGGACATGAGGGAACATTCCCTCAttctcctccacttgaggcagaacgacccccctgacccggagaaggcactctacccttttccggctcaagaccatggcctcggatttggaggcaccgagcctcatcccggctgcTTCACACTCGGCCACGAACCGCAATGCAACCCCCGTGAAAAACGAAGATCACTGTATCATCTAAATTTTTCTAGatagacttttttattttactacattggggttcaccccggtggatgagagggtagcctccctccgacTACGGGTGGGGgaacgggttctgactgttgtctgtgtttacgggccgaacagcagttcagattacccaccattcttggagtccttagagagggggtactggagagtgcccctcctggggactcccttgttttactgggggacttcaacgctcacgtgggcaatgacagtgagacctgaaGGGGGGGTTGGGAGGAATCGCCCCCCcaatctgaactcgagtggtgttctgttgttggacttctgtgctcgtcacggattgtccatcacgaacaccatgttcaagcataagggtgtccatatgtgcacttggcaccaggacatcCTAGGCCGCAGTTTGATGATtgattttgtcatcgtttcatcggatctgcggctgtatgtcttggacactcgggtgaagagaggtgcggggctgtccactgaccactacctggtggtgagttggctccggtggtgggggaggaagccggtcagacctggcaggcccaaacgtgtagtgagggtctgctgggaacgtctggcggagtcccctgtgagacggagcttcaactcccatctccggcagaacttcgaacacgttccgagGGAGGTGGGGGActttgagtctgagtggaccatgttccatacctccattgccgaggcggcttatcggagctgcggcctcaaggttgttggtgcctgtcgcggcggcaacYCTCGAACctgttggtggacaccttcggtgagggatgctgtaaagctgaagaaggagtcctaccgGGACCTTTTGGCCTGTGGACTCCAGATGCAGCTGATTTGTACCGGCGGGCGTAGCGGCATGCTGCTCGGGtagtcgctgaggcaaaaactcgggtgTGGGAGGAgattggagaggccatggagaaagacttccgtatgGCTTCGAGGTGATTCTGGTCCAAGGTTATCTTTTAGAATGTTTTCTTGCAATGATTTCAAAACAATATCATTTATgccaataacttctggaacaatttatcatccagcaacatttattgtgacaggtctaaaTTCACACCACAATATCTTTTCttctgtaaacaaatattttagaataaagaTACAATGGCCATTGTAGATAGGAAAAGAAGGAACAcatttctggcaaaaaaaatctcagaaaatttctagaaaaaagtttgaactttCTGGGCttaaaaagttgaaagtttgcttggaaaaactcaaattttcaacaaaatttgagattaatctcagaagtttctaagaataaacacagacatttctgaggttaatctcaaattttcagtttgtttttgtggaaatttacttttctttttttggtccatctacaatggccctattATGCCATTGTATAATGGAGAATGGAGAACACATTGAGGGATTAGCTTTAAGCAAAACCAAAAGTCTAAcgtctttccttttctctccttcACAGCCATATTTCTCAGGGACCCGCAGCCTCTCTCCCATGTCCGGTCTGTTTGGCTCCATCTGGACCCCGCAGACCCACTTCCCACCCGAGCGATCAGTCCCAGTGTCCCCCATGTCTCCCATCACCCCTGTCGCCCCTCCACACTCTCCATTCACCCGGGAGCCGGAGGGAACCTACCGACCCATCCAGTACTCCAGCTTCAACCCGTTCGGGCCGCACATGAACCTGGACATATGGAACTCTTCATCTAATCGCAGCTCCAACTCCCAGCTCTCCAACGACTCCGGCTACTGTGGAGATGTCTGAATCCAAAAACCAGAACAGCAGACCTTAATACtaatataaaagaaagaaaataaaaatgaatgttcttTTATCAAGAggggaaaatgtgaatattacttttcttttattttccaattttcagatgttaaaTGTTGTGAGAGGTGAAGCatttgttgtatatttttctagatgttttgcagttttgatcatagaaaataaaagcaaggtTTTGTACTTGAACAATGGTCTTTATTTCAATTACCCCATATCTACTCTCCAACAACATGTACAGGCTGCCACAGAAAAGAACACTTCATTTCTGACGCTTTCCTTGGGCCAGGTTTCAGCTAAAACATAGAACAAACTCAGGGTTTGTTCAAACAATCCTGCTGCCAAGCAGGCATGGTTCACAGAGTACGTTGCAGTATTAAGTTGACTCCGGATAGCTGATACACAGCTTTCTGAAATGGGAAAACCCAGGATATGCACAGAACTTACTCAGAATTTTCACTTATCCTGCTTTCTGAAATAGGGCACTGGACATGACTTCAGAATtgaacccaaaaaaacaaaatggaacgGGATGCATAGAACTTGTACAGTGTGTGCACTTTTACAGAGAGGAGTCaagaaattaaatctaaaaggaAGACGGTTTGCAGAGATGGATAGGAACTAGTAACATCAAGTCCAGGCGTAACATTCTGAAGGACTGGGAGACATGGCCCCTCCAACTTTGGCCTGACCGTTTTTAGTGTATCCTTTTTTTGCGTGTCTGCATCTATGTGCTCGGCAGCAGCTGTGCCCCGTGTTCAAAGCAGCTAGTGCACGtaagtaaaaagttttaatttaaaaaatatataatagtGGGGAGTAGGTTAATTATGCCACTACTTTGACAACCTTGACATCAGTGACATGCAGTCAGGGGAGGCAGGCATAATGGAAGAATAATATATAAGataatttatattgctattttcaatctgtggtttgtactaataaacaatttttaatttagcttaactaattttgattattttttttcttaaaaattgctgaattttCGCAGTTTCCCACCAAAATGCTCAGAAGTGAAGCTGGTGAagcagcagtgagctgagcctcaccttgGATTGCACAACCTCTCACTAACTGCTGGCTGCCTTTCTATgggagcatgctcctcctgtctgtatgtcgccaataaaatggttaaaaacatttaatataccgattttccataatttaccTTATGTATACAATGATCACCAACTGTGTAATGTGTTTCGtttgctgaggagcgatcataagatgattaaataaatatccagTCTGCCACGACAACTTCAGAGAGAACCTGgtggctgttttattttctttttatttctacagcttAAGTGTTTCATTAGttgaaaaattacatattttctgtAGTATATCTTCCTTTGTGCTAGATATTAAAGTTTATAGCTGTGAGAGTTGTGACTAGCTATAAAGTCAAGAGCCATATTTCATACAAAGAAATATGGCTCATGACTCTTGCATAttaatgtatataaataaaaaagacatacaaCATGGAATGGATTGGTTAATCAACATTTGTcttgaaatatatttctttCTTGTAAGCATGAAGTAAAACCCAAATCTTGACAGttttttgagtgtgtgtttaGGTGCTTGTGTGCCTAAAAAGGTGTGCAATTCTTTGTTAGGCTCTCAAGTGCTGACATATTGCAGCTATTGATCTTTAGTCCTAAAATCAACACAGAAGCCTGGATACTGCTGACAGGCACGACCAGAGGAGTCTGGATATCCTGataacatgcacacacacacacacacacacaccatcctCATATGCACAATGTTACACAGGTCTGGAAATATCTATCAAACCATCTCTACAGGATTTAATCAGCAGAGTAGTCAAGTTCTTCAGAATCCTGCTAATGGACCTAAAAAaatttgttcagtttcattGAAGCAGACACACATCTGCAGTCTATCACACCAAACCCTGTTAAACTAtactgaagtttgtgattgaCATGACAAAAAGTGTGAAAAGCTTAAAAGCTGAAACTACTTTAGCAAAAATCATTAGATGTTCCAGCTCTTTTAGGAATTTGTCCACATTGTCCTTTCGCTGCTTTATTTGATGACTCAGCATAAGACCACAAATGGCAACTAATTACTGCTTCACTGCAAGGCCAAGTTTCTCTGCAGGTTGTTTCTGACTTGAAGCTTAATTTTTAGAATTATATGCAGTCTTATAATCCTTATATACTTCCAGTAAGGCCAGAAAAGTTTAGAAACACATGAAAGAAATGGAGTTTGCACATAAAAAGTATTGGTGGAATGTCATGTTTCTGGAAGTCTGAATCTGAGCAGACTGTGCAGTGTCACAGTGTCCAGGGCAAACGAGGCTCTGAGTGAACACAGTGACCACCCCCGGCCTCCTCTCGAcccctttaaaaatcaacacagTGGGTGATTGGATTTCACGCTCTTTTATCTTTTAACTAGCCTGATAACAGGAACGGAAAAAGCAATGATGAGCTTGTGTACACGTGTGTAAAAACTCTCCATGGTCACTTAGCAGAGCCCCCATTAGGCTTGGATGTCCTCCCTGGTTGCCCAGTGATAGAGTAAACAGAGCGAGTCTGACCGATCCGGCAcgcaaatatttgttttaggaaggtgatCTGGTCAGATAGAAGACACATGTCAGCTGCGGTATAAAAACAGAGGCCACTGTCACTCAGCAGCTCTCACGCAGGACCCGGACCCTCTCCTCCAGGACACTCTGCACGCAATCAAATCCAGCTCCAAGGTAGGAAAACTTTTACACCCATTGCAGTGTTTTATGCCTCCTATATCcttatactttttcttttcttactatTTCAAGTCTGGAGGTGACATGGCCACAGGAGTTATCAGGAACTTCCACATTCAGGTCCCGGCTCCTGCCTACTTCCACACTTTCTTGCACTCTCCATACAAGAAGGATGAGGGTTGTCAGATGAGGAAGAAGCCACAGGAAcgagaagatgaagaagatcaagacgaagaggaggaggaggaagaagaagaagaagaagaagaatgctTGGATCAGTTCATTGTGAATCCTGCTCAGAATGTTCTGGATGTGACCAGTCAGTTGTTGAGGTTCGCTGACCTCATCAGTCATGACGTCCAGCGGTATTTCGGCCGTTCCTCTGCGGATCAAGAAACTTGTGACATCTATGATGACTCTGTCTCCGTGGTGAGTAGTGGCCGGCTGCGTTACTATGACGACCTGCTGAGGATCGCAGGTGTGGGGACTCCAGAGGAGCAGGTGAATGGTGTGGTGGCTCCAGATAACAACCCAAGATGCAGCGGTTTAGGGCCCCTGGCTGACCTGTTCAACCACAGAGGCCTGGGTCGACTCAGGGTCCAGCCAATGATCAACAGGCACCTCCCACTAAGTTTCTGGACTGAGCCAGTCCCTCTTTGCCCTCTGGTTGGCTTCAGCAGCACACCTAACATCACACACACTAGCAGCAGCTCACCTGGACAGACCAGcgacagacacacacattacaACCCGCTGATGCAGCACGGCATGACCGGCACGGAGCCAGACTTCAGTGACCTGCTGGCCTACTGGGACCCACACCCAGAGTTGACTCACACACTGATGGACGACACACACGTAGAATTAAACACACAGTAGCTGCCTGAAACCCACATGGGTTCCAGCCTCTGCAGCTGttcaacaaacagaaatgaacagGAGCAAAGCaggttgttttcttctctttgtagTCCTGTACTCTGACAAGGAAACACTTCAAGAATGTTTAGGTTGGTTGCCATAGAAACCATGCTTTAATTTTGAaggaaaagtttctttttctgattatttcaaaaactgATTCGCCTTCGGAGCACATTTCATACGCCAGACATTTCATTATGGATGCAAAGATATGAAAATGAGTCCTCcatattgaaattaattttatacCTTTCATTTTCAGCTAAGGTTCTTTCAGAATAGAATAGAagatactttattgatcccaaggggaaattgtttatttattgacaAGGTACTCCATCTAaggtattaaatattaataatataaatataaccataatgttataatattatagatcagtgtttctctaccctggtcctcagcctcctgctctgcatgttttagatgagcctctattccagaacagctgattcaaatgactgcatgaccatcaagtgctgcagaaacctgttaatcacccagagatacaattcagatggcagaagggaaacatctaaaacatgcaggacaggggaggggggggaggaccagggttgagaaacactgttatAGATTTTAGCTTATAAAATATACATACCTAAGAGTGATGAGACAATTCAATATGACtgaatgtaaatgaataaataacaagCATGCACATGGAAACATGTTAATCTATAAATAATCTAGAAATGAGTGCAGAGTAATTTAGATTTAAGTAGCTCAGAGTTGGACATTGTAAAGTCTAATGGCTAAAGGCAGAAATGAttttctgtgttgctctgtggtTCTCTTAGGTAAAATGAGTCTGACTGAAGGTGCTCCTGTATCCGGCCAGCATGGATTAGACTCATTGTCCAAGATGACCTGCATCTAATATACTAATATAAATGATAGCTCAAATAAACTGTGTATCCTTACATTTCATGCAACAAACCAGCATTGGTAAGCATTCGGGAGAATTGGTTTTAAGCTTCAGCTCTTCACCTTTAGAGCACAGCAGTGTTGTAGTGGTGCTAGATCAACAGTGCGGGTGCCGTATTTGCACCAGCGATAAGTGTTCTGGTGAAGCAGTTGAACTGCTGAACACCTGCTGGTTTATCCGTTAAAGGGTTACATGAGCTCAAATGGATAGACGTTCATTAAGCCTCTTTCTTATACAGAACAGTACAAAAGTCTTGACTTCTGCTGCACCTCCATTGGAGACTCTTTTACTCAATCATAGTGATCCTGATCACTTTTTCTTTAcggtttctacatttttttctgttttcctttggaCCTTGACTACTTGTtcacttgtttttattccatttctaGAAATTTTGAGTCCATCCACACTCTGAGGTGGCTTTGTTGGTCGTTAATTTCAGCCTCTACATGTGCAAAACTGAGAGAgacataaatcaacaaaaacctTGAAATCCACATTAGttctgtgaatacttttgaaaagtaATATGTGTATTGTATAGACACAGTATTCATACTGTNNNNNNNNNNNNNNNNNNNNNNNNNNNNNNNNNNNNNNNNNNNNNNNNNNNNNNNNNNNNNNNNNNNNNNNNNNNNNNNNNNNNNNNNNNNNNNNNNNNNNNNNNNNNNNNNNNNNNNNNNNNNNNNNNNNNNNNNNNNNNNNNNNNNNNNNNNNNNNNNNNNNNNNNNNNNNNNNNNNNNNNNNNNNNNNNNNNNNNNNNNNNNNNNNNNNNNNNNNNNNNNNNNNNNNNNNNNNNNNNNNNNNNNNNNNNNNNNNNNNNNNNNNNNNNNNNNNNNNNNNNNNNNNNNNNNNNNNNNNNNNNNNNNNNNNNNNNNNNNNNNNNNNNNNNNNNNNNNNNNNNNNNNNNNNNNNNNNNNNNNNNNNNNNNNNNNNNNNNNNNNNNNNNNNNNNNNNNNNNNNNNNNNNNNNNNNNNNNNNNNNNNNNNNNNNNNNNNNNNNNNNNNNNNNNNNNNNNNNNNNNNNNNNNNNNNNNNNNNNNNNNNNNNNNNNNNNNNNNNNNNNNNNNNNNNNNNNNNNNNNNNNNNNNNNNNNNNNNNNNNNNNNNNNttcaaaagtattcacagaaCTAATGTGGATTTCAaggtttttgttgatttatgtcTCTCTCAGTTTTGCACATGTAGAGGCTGAAATATCTCTAATGTCTCTGGAGCCTCATTTAGATTCAGGTTTGTGCTACATGTTAGTTTTCATCCCTCACTCTGTACTTTTCATATAGACCAAAAGGTTTAGTTATGGTCTCTTCATGTCACTCTATTGGTCAAACCTGTTGAGTTTATTAATGACCGGTCTGATGTATTTGAGGTGCCACATAAgattccaataaaatatatttaaataaaaattaaatatataaaagggAAATCGGTGGGAATACCTTTCAGAATGTATTGTACAAAAAACTCCACCTGAATCTATAGTTCCTgccatttttcttctgcatcCAGGTCCAACACATTGTTTAAACtctaaacataataaatatatgttaaagaaaaagcaaacttttCTCCCACCTTTATCATTGAGCCATTTTTAGGTAAATGAAATGTTGACAAGCACCAATAAAACTACTTATTGGTGCTTATAAAATATCTTCCAACGTAAATATCTGCCCagtattaattaaaaacatgccaacaaataggaaaaatatgacaaatgcTGACATTTAATAAATTCTGTGCTTATTACTGTTTACTTACTACTTACTACAAATCAATATCTTTACATGGTACGATGTGATTGGCTCCAACGAGTCCTGTGAAAGAACAGCCTCTGATTGGACAAGAGGGAAGACCAGTAACATTCGgacacacacactttttgtTAGATAAAACAAACGTAGGATAGGTTCTCCCACACCTGAGCAGAGGTGACAGAGcaggtcacacacacagagacatgaGAACACACAAGTTATGCATTGTTCTGCTGGGCCTGCTGCTGGGGTCCTTCAGCATTCAGGCCGGTGACCCTAAGGATGACCCCGACAAGGCAACAGAGGCATCATCAGCAGAGACATTAGAGGACACTTCAGAGGAGACGGACAAGAAGCCAAAGGAGGAGAAGACAACAaacatagaaaaagaaaaagacattttggttCTACACATCAACAACTTTGACAGAGCTCTCAGCGAAAATGAGTTTTTACTGGTTGAGTTTtgtaagtaaaaatatattgttaatATTCTTATTATTAAACATAAGTTTAAACAGGCAGGTTGTGCAAGATGTGGTGTTTTACAGAAAGTTGGTTGAACATATGTTACATGTGCTgctttttaatacaaaaacattattttaaagaaatattgatctaaaattaaaaacaatgaatggCTTCTAAATGTCAAAAGGATACCTAAATATAAAGCATGACCATTTCTTaaaagaactgaaatatttctgctaatgaaagaaataaagttgaaataaccATAAAATATCACTCTAGAGCTGCAGGATTACATTATTTTATCACACACCAATCAAGGATTTCCTCTGGTATTTTCTATCCATAACCCTGAGGTACAAtgaaacaaatggagaaatgtcCCCACACATGTCCTGTCAAGTCCAgctgttgtcctgctgaaaagCTCCCACACATGAGCTCAGCAGGACaacagcagagggaaaaaaggaGTAGTGAGGATAAGGTTGAGGCCAACCACTGCTTCTGCTATCAGCAGCTTATTTCCCTGGGAATTGAGGGAACAGTAGCAACAGGACAGATAATGCTTCCAGTCAATGTTCCAGTGAATGGCAGGCAGAGAagccaaaaattgtactcaagtaagagtagtactacttcaacatatttctactgaagcaaaagtaaaaagtagccatccagtaagagtaaaaaagtatttggtaaataGTCTACTCAATTACCGAGTAACTGGAAAAAATTATCAatcctttaatatttaaaaattacattatcaggcggaaaaaaagataaagtcaAGCAGAAGTTTTGATAtcttaaagacaaaaattacaataattaatataactaacaaaaaataaaatcaggcaaaagaaaaattttccaaatcagCTCCCGGccaataaaaaacttatgaaactttaccaaaaactgcaagtatgtgtctggtgaatttttggttaaaaaaatgtttgttcttcattcaatGGGTAGAGagtccagaaattttactcaagcaagagtagcggtacttcataataaaactacacaggtgaaattaaaaagtagagcatagtaaaaatacttcttaaaagtttttttttatttttgtttttttaaagttgctcaAGTAAATGTAGTTGAGTAAATATAACTACTTACTGCTAAACTCTGCTTGACAGTGTGCAATTGTGCTTCAaatacgtgtgtgtgtttgtctaaaGATGCTCCCTGGTGTGGCCACTGCAAAGAGTTTGAACCGATTTACGCCGAGGTCGCAGAGAAactgaaggaggaggaagcaggGATTCGACTGGCTAAGGTGGATGCCATTGAGGAGAAGGAGCTGGCTGATGAGTTTGAGGTCGGAAGCTTTCCCACTCTGAAGGTGTTCATCAACGGGGACCGCAAGCAGC harbors:
- the percc1 gene encoding uncharacterized protein percc1 codes for the protein MATGVIRNFHIQVPAPAYFHTFLHSPYKKDEGCQMRKKPQEREDEEDQDEEEEEEEEEEEEECLDQFIVNPAQNVLDVTSQLLRFADLISHDVQRYFGRSSADQETCDIYDDSVSVVSSGRLRYYDDLLRIAGVGTPEEQVNGVVAPDNNPRCSGLGPLADLFNHRGLGRLRVQPMINRHLPLSFWTEPVPLCPLVGFSSTPNITHTSSSSPGQTSDRHTHYNPLMQHGMTGTEPDFSDLLAYWDPHPELTHTLMDDTHVELNTQ